Within the Maribacter sp. BPC-D8 genome, the region AACTCAAAATAGTTTAGAAGCTGATGTTATATCAACTACTAAATTGCCACAATTAAGTTTAGATGCGCAAGCCACTTATCAATCTGATGTAATTGAAATACCTATTGCCAACGCCAATATTGAACCTTTAAATAAGGACCAATACCGCGCTACGTTTTCAGTAAATCAACTTATTTATAATGGCGGAACAACGGTTGCATCGTTGGCTGTGAAATCTGCAGAGTTAAAATCGAAACAAAAACAGGTGGAAGTCAGTTTGTATCAATTAAGACAGCAAATTAATCAACTCTACTTTTCTATTCTGTTGGCACAAGAAAGCAATCTATTACTAGAATCTAAAAAAATACAATTACAGGCTAAGTTAAAAGAGGTTCGTTCTGGTGTAAAAAATGGCATGCTTCTACCCTCTTCCGACAAGGTGTTGGAGGCTGAATTATTAAAAATTAATCAACAATTTCAAGAATTAGAAAGCAATAAAATAACCTTGATAGAAACGCTATCTAGATTAATAAAGCAGCCTTTAAATATTGCTACGGAATTTAAGAACCCGCTTATAGAAACGCATCCGGAGAATGAATTAATTAGACCTGAATTAGAATTGTTTCAATTGAAAAAAGATGAAATAGCACATTCAGAACATTTGATTTCCAAACAAAACGCTCCCACATTAATGGGCTTTGCCACTGGTGGTTATGGTAACCCAGGTTTGAATATGCTAGATAACTCATTTCAACCTTTTTACACGGCAGGCGTAAAAGTACATTGGAATGTTTTTGATTGGAATGCGAATAAAAAACAACGGGAGTCTTTAACTATTAATAAAGATATTGTGGATAATGAGACAGAAGTTTTCAAACTCAATACGGCTATAGAACTCAACCAACAGCAACGAGAAATAGAGAAAATAGAAGCTATCATAACTTCTGACCAGGCTATAATCAACCTTAGAAAAGAAGTGTTGCAAATGGCAGATTCTCAACTTAAAAACGGGGTAATTACCTCTTCGGCATATATCACAGAACTTACCAATTTGTATGAAGATGAAAATACTTTAATACAACATGAAATTCAGTTACAACTTGCAAAAGCAAATTACAATGTTATTAAAGGGTAATACAGACTTAAAGATGAAAAAATACAACTATATACTCGGATTTATAGGCATAGCCACTACCCTATTTTCCTGTGGTGATTCTAATGGAAAAGCAGATGGTTATGGCAATTTTGAAGCTACTGAAATCACTATTTCAGCTGAAAATAATGGAAAGCTACTACAGTTTGATGTTAATGAAGGTGATGTGCTTAATAACGAGCAATTTATAGGATATATAGATACCATTCCGCTAGCCTTAAAACGGGAACAGTTAGAAGTTTCTAAAGCCGTAGTGAGTTCAAAATCTAAAGGTGTGCTGTCTCAAATTAATGTGTTGAATGCCAAATTAAAAAATGGCAATATAAACAAGAATAGAATTGAGAATCTAATCAAGGATAATGCCGGTACACAAAAACAATTAGATGATATCGAAGGAGAAATAGAGGTGTTCAAAAGCCAAATTAGAAGTGTAGAAATACAGAATGCACCTGTGGTAAACGAACTTAAATCTATTGATGTTCAGCTTAGACAAATTGATGATCAAATCCAAAAAAGTAAAATTGTTAATCCAATAGCGGGAACGGTGCTTACCAAATATGCAGAACCTAATGAGATTACAACTTTTGGTAAACCGCTCTATAAAATTGCAGATTTAAAAACCATGCAGTTACGTGTTTATATAAGTGAAACGCAATTGGCAAACCTAAAAATAGGACAGGAAGTCACCGTTAAAATTGATGATGACACTACTATGAAATCTTATAAAGGAACCATCAGCTGGATAGCCTCTGAAGCCGAATTCACACCTAAAATAATTCAAACAAAAGAAGAGCGTGTTGCGTTGGTCTATGCCTTAAAAATAGACGTAGTAAATGATGGGAGTCTTAAAATTGGTATGCCGGCAGAACTTTGGATTGATAGAACAAAGGATAATGAAGAATAAAATATTACTGAAGAACAAAATATAAAAAAGATATAATAATGGATAAGCACAGCTATAACGTTAATGTAAACTGGACACAAGATAGAAAAGGAACTATGTGTTCACCAGAATTAAACAACAGTGCAACTAACGAAACTAATTGTATAGAAGTTGCAACACCACCAGAATTCCCCGGAGGGATGCCTAATATTTGGTCTCCAGAACATTTGTTTACAGCTGCTGTAAGTAGTTGTTTAATGACCACTTTTTTGGCAATTTCTGAGTATTCAAAGTTAGAATTCGTGAGTTTTAAATGTGAATCTAAAGGAATTTTAGAAAAAGTAGATGGCAAATTTGTTATAAGTGAAATACTATTATTCCCAGAAGTTGTGATTACAGATGAGTCTAAAAGAGAACGAGCAGAACGTATTTTAGAAAAATCAGAAAAAGCATGTTTAATCTCAAATTCAATCACTTCAAAAATTACTATGGAAACTAAAATTATTGTTCAAAATTAAAACGGAGTGAGTATATCTATTAGCCATATTAGCAAATCATATAAAACTGTAAAGGCTTTACAAGACATCTCATTTGAGGTGAATGAAGGTGAACTCTTTGGTCTAATTGGTCCTGATGGTGCTGGTAAAACAAGCCTATTTAGAGTGTTAACTACATTATTGTTGGCAAATGAAGGCACGGCAACGGTTGCTGGTTTTGATGTGGTATCAGATTATAAGCAGATTAGGAGAAACGTAGGTTACATGCCCGGAAAATTTTCGCTCTATCAAGATTTGACCGTAGAGGAAAACCTCATTTTCTTCGCCACTATTTTTGGAACCACTCTTCAGAAAAATTACGATTTAATACAAGAGATATACGTTCAGATAGAACCGTTTAAAAACCGTAGAGCAGGCAAACTTTCTGGCGGAATGAAACAGAAGTTGGCTTTATGCTGCG harbors:
- a CDS encoding TolC family protein; its protein translation is MKRILFIIILLNMFPAVAQQSITLEECYNSVTKNYPLAKQSQLLETQNSLEADVISTTKLPQLSLDAQATYQSDVIEIPIANANIEPLNKDQYRATFSVNQLIYNGGTTVASLAVKSAELKSKQKQVEVSLYQLRQQINQLYFSILLAQESNLLLESKKIQLQAKLKEVRSGVKNGMLLPSSDKVLEAELLKINQQFQELESNKITLIETLSRLIKQPLNIATEFKNPLIETHPENELIRPELELFQLKKDEIAHSEHLISKQNAPTLMGFATGGYGNPGLNMLDNSFQPFYTAGVKVHWNVFDWNANKKQRESLTINKDIVDNETEVFKLNTAIELNQQQREIEKIEAIITSDQAIINLRKEVLQMADSQLKNGVITSSAYITELTNLYEDENTLIQHEIQLQLAKANYNVIKG
- a CDS encoding HlyD family secretion protein yields the protein MKKYNYILGFIGIATTLFSCGDSNGKADGYGNFEATEITISAENNGKLLQFDVNEGDVLNNEQFIGYIDTIPLALKREQLEVSKAVVSSKSKGVLSQINVLNAKLKNGNINKNRIENLIKDNAGTQKQLDDIEGEIEVFKSQIRSVEIQNAPVVNELKSIDVQLRQIDDQIQKSKIVNPIAGTVLTKYAEPNEITTFGKPLYKIADLKTMQLRVYISETQLANLKIGQEVTVKIDDDTTMKSYKGTISWIASEAEFTPKIIQTKEERVALVYALKIDVVNDGSLKIGMPAELWIDRTKDNEE
- a CDS encoding OsmC family protein translates to MDKHSYNVNVNWTQDRKGTMCSPELNNSATNETNCIEVATPPEFPGGMPNIWSPEHLFTAAVSSCLMTTFLAISEYSKLEFVSFKCESKGILEKVDGKFVISEILLFPEVVITDESKRERAERILEKSEKACLISNSITSKITMETKIIVQN